The genomic DNA TTTGGAGGAGGGAATATAGTAAAGGTTCTCATTGGTATTGCTGGGAAGAATAACGAACACCTAGATATTTTATCAAACATCGCCATCGTTTGTTCGGAGGAAGAAAATATCGAAAAACTCGTTCAGGCTAAAACAGAAGAAGAAATTTTAAGTTTATTTGCTGAGGTGAACTAATATGTTTGCTCTACATTTTGGTGCGGGGAATATTGGTCGTGGTTTTATAGGTTTGTTGTTACAACAGTCAGGCTATGAGGTGTGCTTTGCCGATGTGAATGCAGAAATCGTTGACTTACTTAATGAGCGTAAAGAGTACAAAGTGGAATTAGCAAATAAGGAACAAACAGAGACAACGGTGACAAACATATCTGCGATTAACAGTGTCATAAATGGTGAGTTAGTTGAAGAGGCAATTGTTCAGGCAGATCTTATTACCACTGCAGTGGGTCCGAATATTTTAGCTATTATTGCACCGATGATTGCTAAAGGATTGAAAAAAAGAGCTGCTATTTCAACTAAACCGTTAAATATTATCGCGTGTGAAAATATGATTGGAGGGAGTGCATTTCTCAAAGAGAAGGTATACGAACATTTGACGGAGGAAGAAAGAAATAGCTTTGATTCCCTATACGGGTTTCCCAACTCTGCGGTGGACCGAATTGTTCCGAACCAATCAAATGACGACAAGCTCTTGGTGAAAGTTGAGCCGTTCTTCGAATGGGTCATTGAGCAAACGGCTTGGGTAGGAGAGAAGCCATCTATTAAGGGAGCAACACTGGTGGATGATTTGGCCCCATTTATCGAGAGAAAGTTGTTTACAGTTAATACAGGACACGCAGCCATTGCTTATGTGGGTTCCGTATACGGGTTTCATCCGATAGCAGAAGCGATACAAAATGAACAAGTTAATCAGATTGTTTCAGGAGCATTGCAAGAGTCAGGAAGAGTACTTGTTAAAAAGTATGGATTTTCCAATGAACAGCATCAAGCATATATTCAGAAAATTATTGGCCGTTTCAAAAATGAATATATTATTGATGATGTAAAAAGAGTGGGAAGATCTCCTCTCCGAAAGCTAGGCATTCACGACCGATTATTTGCTCCAGCAATAGAATATTTCAACGAGTTTCAGGAAGCACCAGTTAATCTATGTAAAGTCATTGCTGCTGCGTTATTATTTACATCAAATGATGATCAAGAAGCACTTGAGCTTCAAAAGAGTTTGAAGAACGATGGAGTTGTTGCAGTATTAACGAGGTTAACAAATTTAGACCCAAATCATTCCATTATCCAGACGGTTGTGGAGGAATATAAGCAATTCCAAAATCAGCTATCATAATTATTAGATAAAAGTGACAAGCTATTAAAGATATTCCTCCGAATATCAGCACGTATCCTGACCAATGAGGTGATTAGAGATGAGTTTTAGAGATCATTTGGATCAACATTCTCAACTTTTTTGTCACACGTGGACGAGACGAAAGCATGCTAGTAGTTCTCAAGTAAATGGAGAGACTAGAAAGTCGCAGGCAGAAATTATTCTGGCTAAGAATGCAAAGGCTCATCGCTGGTAAGGAATTGTTTGATGATATGAGGAAAAAGGAATAGTGGTTAGCGTTGCTAGCCAAAAAAGAGGGGACCGATTAGGTTCTCTCTTTTTCTATATAAAAAGAAAAATAACCCATCCCCGGGGCAAGGGATGGGTCGCTATTGATAATGGGAGATGGGGGAGTCTCTAATGGAAAACACTTTTGTGTGTAACCGTTATACTCCTTTGAATGCTTCGCGATAAATGTCTGCTAATTCAGTTACTAGCGGTAATTTAGGGTTAGCCGTTGTACACTGATCTTCAAAGGCACGCTCAGCAAGGTAATCAACTTTTGCTTCAAATGCTTCTTTTGTTACTCCGTTAGCTTCAATACTCATAGGAATTTCTAGCTCTTTAGCCAGCTTGATAACGGCTTGGATTAAGCTTTCAACACCTTCTTCCGTTGTACGAGCAGGGAGACCTAATGTTCTTGCAATTTCAGCATAACGCTGGTCTGCAATAAAGTTCTCGTATTTAGGGAATGCAGCAAACTTTGTTGGTTTGGTTGCATTATAACGAATAACATGTGGCATTAAGATGGTGTTAGAACGTCCGTGAGCAATGTGGAATTCTGCACCAAGTTTATGTGCCAAGCTGTGGTTGATTCCAAGGAATGCGTTAGCAAATGCCATACCCGCAATCGTTGATGCATTATGCATTTTTTCACGTGCTACTGCGTCACTGCCATCGCGGAAAGCTCTTGGCAGGTATTCGAATACCAGTTGAATAGCTTTCATTGCTAATCCATCTGTATAGTCGTTAGCCATAATAGATACATAAGCTTCGAACGCGTGAGTTAATACGTCCATACCAGTATCAGCGGTAATGACCTTAGGAACCGTCATAACAAATTGTGGATCGATGATCGCTACATCTGGAGTTAACTCATAATCTGCTAATGGATACTTAATGTTGTTTACCTTGTCTGTGATAACAGAGAAAGATGTTACCTCAGAACCAGTTCCAGAAGTTGTTGGAATCGCAACAAACTGAGTTTTTTCACCTAACTTAGGATACTTAACAACACGCTTACGAATATCTAAGAATTTTTGTTTTAATCCAAAGAAGTCTGCATCTGGGTGTTCGTAGAATAACCACATACCTTTTGCAGCATCCATTGCAGAACCACCACCAAGTGCAATAATTACATCTGGTTGGAATGCTGCCATAGCTTCTGCACCAGCCATAACTGTGTCGATAGATGGATCTGGCTCAACGGCTGAAAATACTTCAACATGAACTAGATTTGGACGTTGACGAAGGTAACGAGTCACGATGTCAACATATCCTAGTTTTACCATTCCAGGGTCAGTAACGATAAATGCTCTTGAAACATTTGGCATTTTAGCTAGGTACTGAGTAGAATTTTTCTCGAAATAGATTTTAGGTGGAACCTTAAACCATTGCATATTATTATTCCTCTTCGCTAACTTTTTAATATTTACAAGATGGATCGCTCCTACGTTTTGAGATACAGAGTTTCCACCGAATGTACCGCAACCAAGTGTTAATGATGGCATAAATGCGTTATAGATGTCGCCAATTGCGCCTTGTGAAGAAGGAGCATTAACGATGATACGACCAGCCTTCATACGAAGTCCAAATTCCTTCATTACTTCTTCATTTGTTGAGTGAAGAACAGCTGAGTGACCAAGTCCACCGAATTCAAGCATTTCTTCAGCGCGTGTTAAACCTTCTTCCAAGCTGTTCACCTTGAAGCAAGCAAGAACTGGGCTTAGTTTTTCACGAGAAAGTGGAGATTCAGGTCCAACTGTCTTAAGTTCAGCAATAAGAATCTTTGTATCTTCAGGCACTTCTACTCCAGCAAGCTGTGCAATTTTAGCAGCAGGCATCCCTACGATCGTTGGGTTAACTGCACATGTATTTTCATTAATAACCAATGCCTCAACCTTTTTCTTTTCTGCATCGTTTAGGAAGTAGCACTTATTAGAAATTAGTTCTTTCTTCACTTCATTGTAGATTTCTTTATCAATAATAACCGCTTGTTCAGAAGCGCATATCATACCGTTGTCAAAAGTCTTAGATAGGATTAAGTCATTTACAGCACGCTTGATCTTTGCAGATTTTTCAATATAGCAAGGAACGTTACCGGCACCAACACCTAGAGCAGGCTTACCAGAGCTATAAGCTGATTTAACCATTCCAGGTCCACCCGTTGCTAAAATAAGTGAAATTCCAGGGTGCTTCATCAATGCTTGAGTAGCTGCTACAGATGGCTTTTCAACCCACTGAATACAGTTTTCAGGAGCACCAGCTTTAATCGCTGCATCGCGTACGACACGTGCGGCTTCACTGCTACATTTTTGTGCAGATGGATGGAAAGCAAAGATGATTGGGTTTCTTGTTTTGATAGCAATTAATGATTTGAACATTGTAGTTGATGTTGGATTTGTTACAGGTGTTACCCCAGCAACCACGCCAACTGGATCAGCGATTGTATAAACACCTTCATATTGGTTGTCATCGATAATTCCAACTGTTTTGTTATTTTTAATATTGTTGTAAACATATTCAGTTGCAAAAATATTTTTAATCATTTTATCTTCAAAAACTCCGCGGCCTGTTTCTTCTACCGCTAGTTTTGCTAAAGGCATATGTTGGTCAAGTCCAGCAAGAGCCATTTCCTTTACAATGCTATCAATCATTTCTTGTGTGAAACCTTGGAATTCCTTCAACGCTTTTTGACCTTTTGCAACTAACTCATCAATCATTTTTGCTACTTCTTGATTTTCAGTTAGCACTTTTTCTTCAACTGCCATGTTAAAGACCTCCGTTTAAACAATTTAGTTTGTGAAACATTTCACATTTGGTAGTAAAAAAATTTAACTTGATGTAGGGCAAGATGTATAGGTAAACGCCTAAATGGACGTTACGCGCAAACTGGATTTCTAGGGATCTTCTCGAAAGATATATCTGAAATATATTTAGAACAGCTCTTTACGATGACGACGTAGTTAACTGTCCAAATGAATGCAGGAAGGCTTTCATTTTCATTAAACATCATTGACTCGAATTCATCTCCGATAACTTCCTCAAAAACTTCTAGTGTGTAAGTCTCAGTGTCTGTAGAAAAGTTCTTCCATTCGCATACCATCATGTTTATCACCCCTAATGTTTTTCTTGAATTAAATATAACATACAAAAACAATAATAGTTTGTGAAATATTGAACAAAGTATGAACAATGATTTTATCTTTAAAACGATAAAAAATGACCGTAATTACAAGGATTATTAGTGAGAATGAAAAAAACACAATTATTATTTTGGAAACGCTTACAATATAAATGATATATTAATATAACTTTATTCGAATGAGGTTTTTGTTAAAAAAGAAAGTCAGCGACATTTGTCACTGACTTTCTCTTCTATTAATATTATTCTCCTAAGTAAGCAGTCAACATCCAAATATGTGTATCAAGTGACTCAATAAGTCCTGTTGCCATATCGTTAGTAATGATGTCATGGTTTTCTTCAGCTAGATTAGCTAATGAAGAGAGTTCATCCTTAATTTGTTTGTAGTCTGCAACAAGAGCAGAAACCATTTCACTAGCTTTTGTTTCATTATTCGTTTCAATTAGAGTAGCTGTTTCTAAATATTCCTTCATAGTAGCTACTGGTTGTCCACCGATGGCTAATAATCGTTCTGCCAATTGATCAACTACTAAACCTGATTCATTATATAATTCCTCAAACTTGGCATGTAGGGTAAAGAATAAAGGACCTTTTACGTACCAATGGAAACGGTGAAGCTTCGTGTATAAAACATTCCAGTTTGCGATTTGTTGATTTAATTGAGCTTGTAATTCCATAATAAAATTCCTCCTCAGTTATCTTATAAATAAATTATAACATATATAATATTATAATCAATATTAAATTATAATAATTTTAAATAAAGGTTAAATAATCATCTAAAATAAAAAAAGTATAGAGAGATCAATCGACCTTTCTATACCTTCATTTAATAGTTAATTAGCCTCTAACTGTTTATTTAAGAAACTACGAAACATCCCTTTCTTATCGTTTGCTAACTGTATATATTCTCCTTTTTGTACAATTCTCCCTTTATCTAATACGATTACTTGATCAGCATTGTGGATAGTAGACAGGCGATGGGCAATGACAATGATGGTCATTTTTCCTTTCAGTCGTTCCAATGCCATTTGTATTTTTGATTCATTTTCAGTATCCAAGGAGCTAGTTGCTTCATCAAGAATTAGTATAGAAGGATTTCGTAATATAGCTCTGGCTAATACAATACGTTGTCTTTCTCCACCCGACAATCTTATTCCTCTATC from Robertmurraya sp. FSL R5-0851 includes the following:
- a CDS encoding mannitol-1-phosphate 5-dehydrogenase encodes the protein MFALHFGAGNIGRGFIGLLLQQSGYEVCFADVNAEIVDLLNERKEYKVELANKEQTETTVTNISAINSVINGELVEEAIVQADLITTAVGPNILAIIAPMIAKGLKKRAAISTKPLNIIACENMIGGSAFLKEKVYEHLTEEERNSFDSLYGFPNSAVDRIVPNQSNDDKLLVKVEPFFEWVIEQTAWVGEKPSIKGATLVDDLAPFIERKLFTVNTGHAAIAYVGSVYGFHPIAEAIQNEQVNQIVSGALQESGRVLVKKYGFSNEQHQAYIQKIIGRFKNEYIIDDVKRVGRSPLRKLGIHDRLFAPAIEYFNEFQEAPVNLCKVIAAALLFTSNDDQEALELQKSLKNDGVVAVLTRLTNLDPNHSIIQTVVEEYKQFQNQLS
- a CDS encoding YpzG family protein, yielding MSFRDHLDQHSQLFCHTWTRRKHASSSQVNGETRKSQAEIILAKNAKAHRW
- the adhE gene encoding bifunctional acetaldehyde-CoA/alcohol dehydrogenase, yielding MAVEEKVLTENQEVAKMIDELVAKGQKALKEFQGFTQEMIDSIVKEMALAGLDQHMPLAKLAVEETGRGVFEDKMIKNIFATEYVYNNIKNNKTVGIIDDNQYEGVYTIADPVGVVAGVTPVTNPTSTTMFKSLIAIKTRNPIIFAFHPSAQKCSSEAARVVRDAAIKAGAPENCIQWVEKPSVAATQALMKHPGISLILATGGPGMVKSAYSSGKPALGVGAGNVPCYIEKSAKIKRAVNDLILSKTFDNGMICASEQAVIIDKEIYNEVKKELISNKCYFLNDAEKKKVEALVINENTCAVNPTIVGMPAAKIAQLAGVEVPEDTKILIAELKTVGPESPLSREKLSPVLACFKVNSLEEGLTRAEEMLEFGGLGHSAVLHSTNEEVMKEFGLRMKAGRIIVNAPSSQGAIGDIYNAFMPSLTLGCGTFGGNSVSQNVGAIHLVNIKKLAKRNNNMQWFKVPPKIYFEKNSTQYLAKMPNVSRAFIVTDPGMVKLGYVDIVTRYLRQRPNLVHVEVFSAVEPDPSIDTVMAGAEAMAAFQPDVIIALGGGSAMDAAKGMWLFYEHPDADFFGLKQKFLDIRKRVVKYPKLGEKTQFVAIPTTSGTGSEVTSFSVITDKVNNIKYPLADYELTPDVAIIDPQFVMTVPKVITADTGMDVLTHAFEAYVSIMANDYTDGLAMKAIQLVFEYLPRAFRDGSDAVAREKMHNASTIAGMAFANAFLGINHSLAHKLGAEFHIAHGRSNTILMPHVIRYNATKPTKFAAFPKYENFIADQRYAEIARTLGLPARTTEEGVESLIQAVIKLAKELEIPMSIEANGVTKEAFEAKVDYLAERAFEDQCTTANPKLPLVTELADIYREAFKGV
- a CDS encoding Dps family protein, with product MELQAQLNQQIANWNVLYTKLHRFHWYVKGPLFFTLHAKFEELYNESGLVVDQLAERLLAIGGQPVATMKEYLETATLIETNNETKASEMVSALVADYKQIKDELSSLANLAEENHDIITNDMATGLIESLDTHIWMLTAYLGE